The sequence AGTCCCTAAATTTTTTAAGGAGCAAAAAGGCTTCAAAAAAGATTCCTTCCAGCTATAAATTATCATTGGAAAAACTAGCCAAACTGGAAGAGAAACTTCATGGAAAAGTAGTATATCCTTGGTCCAAGGGATATAATAAAGATCGTCAGGAGTTTGATGATTTATACCCTACTTACCCTAAACTAATTGTCTATTCACTTTCTTTCACGGACATCAGGAAATGCCTGACTTTTGCAAAATCAGAAAATCTTCAGGTGGCTATTAGGTCAAGCGGGCATAGCTTAGCTTGTTTTTCTGTCTGTGATGGAATGGTGATCGATTTGAGTCTGATGAAGTCTATCCATGTAGACAAAGATCAATTAATTGCCGATGTAGAATCAGGAGCAAATTTCGGGGATCTCTACCCCAAAATTGAACAATACAACCTTCATACACCTACTGGGGATTGTCCTACGGTATGTCCATCAGGATTTATGATGGGAGGAGGTTACAGTATAACCTCCAGAATGTACGGCATGGGATGCGATAATGTAAAGGAGGTCAAAGTAATGCTGGCTGACGGAAAAATTGTCATTGCAAACGAAGAAAAAAACAAAGATTTGTTTTGGGCAATTCGAGGAGGAACCGGTGGAAATTTCGGAGTCTTATTAAATACAAAATTGAAGCTCCATCCCCTTGAAACCATTTTTGGGGTTCAAATGAGATGGCCCATCGAGAAAGACCCTGCTCTTGCAGCCAAGGTTCTATTTACGATTCAGGAATCTTATTTAAAACCCGGCAAACTCCCCCAGCTGGGGATTGAAACGATCATTTCAAGTAATGACAATAAGGAGAAAATGGTCTTTTTCTGCGCGACTTGGATAGGATCCGAAAAAGATTTTATGGATGCTTTAAAGCCATTATTGGATATCTCTGGGTTTTCCATGGATTCCTATCAAGGAAAGTATTCCAAGGTCAACAATCTAGTTTTAGAAGGCACTCCTGATATACCGGAAGATGTGATGGCATTTAGTAGAAGTACCTATATCGATAAGCCATTAGGCTACAATCACTGGTATGACATTCTTAAATTTTTCTACAAACATGCGCCAAATCAATACACCATGATTGACATGGAAGCCTATGGTGGAAACGTAAGTCTAATTCCTGAAGATAACTGTGCATTTATTCATAGAAATGTCACCATGGATTTCTTTACGGAGGCATTTTTCAATAAAGAAACCCATGACAGGGGAGCTAGTGAAAAATGGGTCAATGATCTGTTTGAATTTATGAAACCACTAGCAAATGGTCGCTCCTATCAAAACTACCCATACAGGGGACAAGAGGATTTCAGAACTGCCTATTGGGGCAAATATTACAACCAACTAGTTCAAATTAAGAAAAAATATGATCCAGATAATTTCTTTTGGTATCAACAATCCATTGGGCCTGATTTAATAGAGGATCCAAATCAAGTCACATTATTCGAAAATTGCGCTATTGAATATGAAGCTTATTAAAACAATTCTATCTCTTGTTTTATTCTTTGCTGCTATCAGCTTTTCGATGGCTCAATCCCTTATCAAAATTGGGGATAATGAAGGCGTGACTTTAGGTCCTCAGCTTGAATATTATGTAGATTCCACAAATTCCTTGGCTATTGAAGACGTTCAAAGTCTTTCTTTTGAACGAAGCAATGCTAAAATTCTAAACCTTGAAAACCTCAGTTTTGATGCATGGGTCAGGTTTGACCTTGAAAGACAAACAGAGGAGGAAATTTATTTAACCTTAGACAATGCACTTCTTGAGGAACTTGTGGTATACATCATTTCGGATGGAGTAGTTAC comes from Algoriphagus halophilus and encodes:
- a CDS encoding FAD-dependent oxidoreductase, yielding MSHRLTPLQEKKAKSLNFLRSKKASKKIPSSYKLSLEKLAKLEEKLHGKVVYPWSKGYNKDRQEFDDLYPTYPKLIVYSLSFTDIRKCLTFAKSENLQVAIRSSGHSLACFSVCDGMVIDLSLMKSIHVDKDQLIADVESGANFGDLYPKIEQYNLHTPTGDCPTVCPSGFMMGGGYSITSRMYGMGCDNVKEVKVMLADGKIVIANEEKNKDLFWAIRGGTGGNFGVLLNTKLKLHPLETIFGVQMRWPIEKDPALAAKVLFTIQESYLKPGKLPQLGIETIISSNDNKEKMVFFCATWIGSEKDFMDALKPLLDISGFSMDSYQGKYSKVNNLVLEGTPDIPEDVMAFSRSTYIDKPLGYNHWYDILKFFYKHAPNQYTMIDMEAYGGNVSLIPEDNCAFIHRNVTMDFFTEAFFNKETHDRGASEKWVNDLFEFMKPLANGRSYQNYPYRGQEDFRTAYWGKYYNQLVQIKKKYDPDNFFWYQQSIGPDLIEDPNQVTLFENCAIEYEAY